A window of the Gossypium hirsutum isolate 1008001.06 chromosome A03, Gossypium_hirsutum_v2.1, whole genome shotgun sequence genome harbors these coding sequences:
- the LOC107887367 gene encoding putative pentatricopeptide repeat-containing protein At1g69350, mitochondrial has protein sequence MTTLYMPLFRSCTNLRSLAQLHAHLLVTGFHHDPLPSTKLIESYSQMGSFQSSKLVFRCFPNPDSFMWGVLIKCSVWSNLFQDAIFLYLTMIKNDQLHMSNFIFPSLLRACSGFGDLGIGEMVHGTIIKNGFEKDTVIQSSLLSMYGEMGCLSYAKKMFDEMTIKDLVSWSSIILSYVENGKANEGLEMFRLMVLEGIRPDSIAMLSVAEACGDLGFLKLARLIHGYIVRRRIEIDGSLASSLVAMYSKCGDLDSAERIFLNITNRSTALWTAMISSYFRAGRFAEALKSFFDMLDSRVEPNSVTMMSVLGSFAGLGWLREGKSVHCYIIRKEMDLEYDVLGPVFIELYMKCGKLNYCEKVLHVVGGRNIVAWNMVISICTEKGLLKEALAHLVQMQTLGLMPDSFSLASSISACADGGLLLFGDQMHGHIIKRGLSDEFVQNSLIDMYSKCGLTELAYTIFDDINEKSVVTWNSMICGFHQNGNSVEAISLCDQMYLNGLEMNDVTFLSVLQACSNLGYLEKGKWLHHKLLTYGVNTDLYIDTALTDMYAKCGDLVTAQRVFDSMSEKSVVSWTVMIAGYGAHGRVNAAISLFNQMVESGIRPNQVTFMNILSACSHAGSVEDGKSYFKSMRDFGVEPNSEHYACMVDLLSRGGDLSEAYRIIKSMPYPADASIWSALLNGCRIHHRMDMIKAIEEDLVDIHTDDTGYYTLLSNIYGEEGNWKEFEKVRSLMKGIGLRKVPGYSLIELDKRIYRFGVGSTSLYQTKETFSFLENFQILAQEHVFYLENQ, from the coding sequence ATGACCACCCTTTACATGCCATTATTCAGATCATGCACCAATCTCAGATCACTAGCACAACTCCATGCCCACCTCTTAGTTACTGGGTTTCACCATGACCCACTCCCTTCCACCAAGCTCATTGAATCCTATTCCCAAATGGGTTCTTTTCAATCTTCCAAACTTGTTTTCAGATGCTTCCCTAACCCAGATTCTTTCATGTGGGGTGTTCTAATTAAATGCTCTGTTTGGAGCAACTTGTTTCAAGATGCCATTTTTCTCTACCTCACTATGATAAAGAATGACCAACTCCACATGAGTAACTTCATATTTCCTTCTCTTTTGAGGGCCTGTTCTGGTTTTGGTGATCTGGGTATTGGTGAAATGGTCCATGGGACCATTATAAAAAATGGGTTTGAGAAAGATACTGTTATTCAGTCTTCACTTCTTTCCATGTACGGCGAAATGGGATGTTTAAGTTATGCTAAGAAAATGTTTGATGAAATGACAATAAAAGACTTGGTTTCCTGGAGTTCgattattttgagttatgttGAGAATGGGAAGGCAAATGAAGGCTTGGAGATGTTCCGTTTAATGGTATTGGAAGGTATTAGACCGGACTCCATAGCAATGCTTAGTGTAGCTGAGGCTTGTGGCGACTTGGGATTTCTGAAATTAGCAAGGCTGATTCATGGTTATATAGTGAGGAGGAGGATTGAAATTGATGGTTCATTGGCTAGTTCCCTTGTTGCAATGTATAGCAAATGTGGTGACTTGGATAGTGCAGAGAGGATCTTTCTAAATATAACGAACCGTAGTACTGCATTGTGGACTGCAATGATATCTAGCTATTTTAGAGCAGGTAGGTTTGCAGAAGCGTTAAAGTCTTTCTTTGATATGTTAGATTCTCGTGTGGAACCGAATTCAGTGACCATGATGAGTGTTTTAGGGTCTTTTGCAGGGCTAGGCTGGCTTAGAGAAGGGAAGTCGGTTCACTGTTACATTATTAGGAAAGAAATGGATCTTGAGTACGATGTTTTAGGGCCTGTTTTCATAGAACTATATATGAAATGTGGAAAGTTGAACTATTGTGAAAAGGTTCTTCACGTTGTTGGAGGAAGAAATATCGTGGCATGGAATATGGTCATATCAATTTGTACTGAGAAAGGGTTGTTAAAAGAGGCATTGGCACACCTTGTGCAGATGCAGACCTTGGGATTAATGCCTGATTCATTCAGCCTAGCAAGTTCTATCTCAGCTTGTGCTGATGGAGGTTTATTGCTGTTTGGAGATCAGATGCATGGTCATATCATCAAAAGAGGCCTTTCGGATGAGTTTGTCCAGAATTCGCTAATTGATATGTACTCAAAATGTGGCTTGACGGAATTAGCATACACTATCTTTGATGATATCAACGAAAAAAGTGTTGTAACATGGAATTCTATGATTTGCGGATTCCATCAAAATGGAAATTCTGTAGAGGCAATTAGCCTTTGTGATCAAATGTACTTGAACGGTCTTGAGATGAATGATGTTACTTTCTTAAGCGTGCTTCAAGCATGCTCCAATTTGGGTTATCTTGAGAAAGGAAAATGGCTTCACCACAAGCTTCTTACCTATGGTGTAAATACAGATCTCTATATCGATACAGCTTTAACTGACATGTATGCCAAGTGTGGAGACCTTGTAACAGCCCAAAGGGTTTTTGATAGCATGTCAGAGAAAAGTGTGGTGTCATGGACTGTGATGATTGCTGGATATGGAGCACACGGTAGGGTGAATGCTGCCATCTCACTTTTCAATCAAATGGTAGAGTCAGGCATAAGACCTAATCAAGTTACCTTCATGAACATTCTTTCGGCTTGCAGTCATGCAGGATCTGTGGAAGATGGAAAATCTTATTTTAAGTCGATGAGGGATTTTGGTGTTGAGCCCAACTCAGAACATTACGCCTGTATGGTTGACCTTCTAAGTCGCGGTGGTGATCTCAGTGAAGCATATAGAATCATCaaatcgatgccatatcccgcaGATGCAAGCATTTGGAGTGCGCTGCTTAATGGTTGTCGAATCCACCACAGGATGGACATGATCAAAGCCATTGAAGAAGACCTTGTAGATATTCATACAGATGACACTGGATACTACACCTTGTTATCTAATATATATGGTGAGGAAGGAAACTGGAAGGAATTTGAGAAGGTGAGATCATTAATGAAAGGCATAGGTCTTAGGAAGGTTCCTGGATATAGCTTAATTGAGCTTGATAAGAGAATTTATAGATTTGGTGTTGGATCTACTTCTCTTTATCAAACTAAGGAAACTTTTAGTTTTTTGGAAAATTTCCAAATTTTGGCTCAAGAACatgttttttatttagaaaaCCAATAA